From Pulveribacter suum, a single genomic window includes:
- the murC gene encoding UDP-N-acetylmuramate--L-alanine ligase — protein sequence MKHAIRHIHFVGLGGSGMCGIAEVLHNLGFRVSGSDLADSSTLSRLAALGIATHVGHAGAHIEGADAVVTSTAVQAGNPEVLAARAAGIPVVPRALMLAELMRLRRGIAIAGAHGKTTTTSLVASILAEAGLDPTYVIGGRLNSAGSNARLGQGEYIVVEADESDASFLNLLPVLAVVTNIDADHMETYGHDFGRLKQAFVDFLHRMPFYGRAILCVDDAAVRDIAPQVGRPITTYGLAEGAQVRATDVRAVGTQMHFSVQRRIGADVLAPLSVVLNLPGLHNVQNALAAIAVAAELEVPDEALLRALAGFTGVGRRFQSHGELPAAGGGRFTLIEDYGHHPVEMAATLAAARGAWPGRRIVLVFQPHRYSRTRDCFEDFVAVLGQADAVLLTEVYAAGEAPLVAADGRALARALRVAGQVEPVFEPQVGQLPARIAALAQGGDVVLCMGAGSIGAVAGQTVQLLQKNELPAQEGRAL from the coding sequence GCCATTCGCCACATCCACTTCGTCGGCCTGGGCGGCTCGGGCATGTGCGGCATCGCCGAGGTGCTGCACAACCTGGGCTTTCGCGTCTCCGGCTCCGACCTGGCAGACAGCAGCACGCTGTCGCGCCTGGCCGCCCTGGGCATCGCCACCCACGTGGGGCACGCCGGCGCGCACATCGAGGGCGCGGATGCGGTGGTCACCTCCACCGCCGTGCAGGCGGGCAACCCCGAGGTGCTGGCCGCCCGCGCCGCCGGCATCCCGGTGGTGCCGCGCGCCCTCATGCTGGCCGAGCTGATGCGCCTGCGCCGCGGCATCGCCATCGCCGGCGCGCACGGCAAGACGACCACCACCAGCCTGGTGGCCAGCATCCTGGCCGAGGCCGGGCTGGACCCGACCTACGTCATCGGCGGGCGCCTGAACAGCGCCGGCAGCAATGCGCGGCTGGGGCAGGGCGAATACATCGTGGTGGAGGCCGACGAGTCGGACGCGTCGTTTTTGAACCTGCTGCCCGTGCTGGCCGTGGTCACCAACATCGACGCCGACCACATGGAGACCTACGGCCACGACTTCGGCCGCCTCAAGCAGGCCTTCGTGGATTTTCTGCACCGCATGCCGTTCTACGGCCGCGCCATCCTGTGCGTGGACGACGCGGCCGTGCGCGACATCGCGCCGCAGGTGGGCCGGCCCATCACCACCTACGGCCTGGCCGAGGGCGCACAGGTGCGCGCCACCGACGTGCGCGCCGTGGGCACGCAAATGCACTTTTCGGTGCAGCGGCGCATCGGCGCCGACGTGCTGGCGCCCCTGTCCGTGGTGCTGAACCTGCCCGGCCTGCACAACGTGCAGAACGCCCTGGCGGCGATCGCCGTAGCCGCCGAGCTGGAGGTGCCCGACGAGGCCCTGCTGCGTGCGCTGGCGGGCTTTACCGGTGTGGGCCGGCGCTTTCAAAGCCACGGCGAGCTGCCGGCCGCTGGCGGCGGCCGCTTCACGCTGATCGAGGACTACGGCCACCACCCGGTGGAGATGGCCGCCACGCTGGCTGCCGCGCGCGGCGCCTGGCCGGGGCGGCGCATCGTGCTGGTGTTCCAGCCGCACCGCTACAGCCGCACGCGCGACTGCTTCGAGGACTTCGTGGCCGTGCTGGGCCAGGCCGACGCCGTGCTGCTGACCGAGGTCTATGCCGCCGGCGAGGCGCCTCTCGTGGCCGCCGACGGCCGGGCCCTGGCCCGCGCGCTGCGCGTGGCCGGGCAGGTGGAGCCGGTGTTCGAGCCCCAGGTGGGCCAGCTGCCGGCGCGCATCGCCGCGCTGGCCCAGGGCGGCGACGTGGTGCTGTGCATGGGCGCAGGCTCCATCGGCGCGGTGGCCGGCCAGACCGTGCAATTGCTACAAAAAAATGAGCTGCCAGCGCAGGAGGGGCGGGCGTTATGA
- a CDS encoding D-alanine--D-alanine ligase, whose protein sequence is MSQFHQKIDPAALGKVAVLMGGSSAEREVSLMSGGGVLQALRARGVDAHAFDPAHSDLSELKTHGYSRCFIALHGRHGEDGTVQGALELLGIPYTGPGVMASSIAMDKIMTKRIWRFEGLPTPDWRLVASSAETARAFKELGAPMIVKPSREGSTIGLTKVTSLGQCEQAYLLAAQHDPEVLCEQFIDGDETTCPVLGQGEGAQALPVIRIEAPEGNYDYQNKYFTDVTQYHCPSGLPGEEERAIQELVVRSFRTLGCRGWARADVMVRKSDRQPFLLEINTSPGMTGHSLVPMAARAQGISYEDLCLRILASASLDALQGRAQD, encoded by the coding sequence ATGAGCCAATTTCACCAAAAGATCGACCCCGCGGCCCTGGGCAAAGTGGCCGTGCTGATGGGCGGCAGCTCCGCCGAGCGCGAGGTCTCGCTGATGTCCGGGGGCGGCGTGCTGCAGGCGCTGCGTGCGCGCGGCGTCGATGCCCATGCCTTCGATCCCGCACACAGTGATCTGTCGGAGCTCAAGACCCACGGCTACAGCCGCTGCTTCATTGCCTTGCACGGCCGCCATGGGGAGGACGGCACGGTGCAGGGCGCGCTGGAGCTGCTGGGCATCCCCTACACAGGGCCCGGCGTCATGGCGTCCAGCATCGCCATGGACAAGATCATGACCAAGCGCATCTGGCGCTTCGAGGGCCTGCCCACGCCGGACTGGCGCCTGGTGGCCAGCAGTGCCGAGACCGCCCGGGCCTTCAAGGAACTGGGCGCGCCGATGATCGTCAAGCCCTCGCGCGAGGGCTCGACCATCGGCCTGACCAAGGTGACCTCGCTGGGTCAATGTGAGCAGGCCTACCTTCTGGCCGCACAGCACGACCCCGAGGTGCTGTGCGAGCAGTTCATCGACGGCGACGAGACCACCTGCCCGGTGCTGGGCCAGGGCGAGGGCGCGCAGGCGCTGCCGGTGATCCGCATCGAGGCGCCGGAAGGCAACTACGACTACCAGAACAAGTACTTCACCGACGTCACGCAGTACCACTGCCCCAGCGGCCTGCCCGGGGAGGAGGAGCGCGCCATCCAGGAGCTGGTGGTGCGCTCGTTTCGCACCCTGGGCTGCCGCGGCTGGGCGCGCGCCGACGTCATGGTGCGCAAGAGCGACCGCCAGCCCTTCCTGCTGGAGATCAACACCTCGCCGGGCATGACCGGGCACTCGCTGGTGCCCATGGCCGCGCGCGCGCAGGGCATCAGCTACGAAGACCTGTGCCTGCGCATCCTGGCCAGCGCCTCGCTCGACGCGCTGCAGGGCCGCGCCCAGGACTAG
- a CDS encoding cell division protein FtsQ/DivIB, translating to MNAPLPAPLDVRLMNVTATVLFMAVAVAVLWACGGWLLRHPAFAVGRIAVQGDLVHTSAMSLRANVAPQLVGNFFTLDLQEARRAFEQVPWVRQAEVRRDFPSGLRVQLQEHDVVAHWGVEGSGMLVNSHGEVFEADADDLEADNLPRLVGPPERSAELLRMQRRLALALAPLGSPIDTLELTPHGGWRVLLDSGAALELGGGDEATLLERVRRLTATLPRVAQEQGGRSVAALEYADLRHASGYALRLHGVTTVMSAEAAQQAARAARSGARPAQPRRAVQNN from the coding sequence ATGAACGCCCCCCTGCCCGCACCGCTGGACGTGCGGCTGATGAACGTGACCGCCACGGTCCTGTTCATGGCCGTGGCCGTGGCCGTGCTGTGGGCCTGCGGCGGCTGGCTGCTGCGCCACCCGGCCTTTGCCGTCGGGCGCATTGCCGTGCAGGGCGACCTGGTGCACACCAGCGCCATGAGCCTGCGCGCCAACGTGGCCCCGCAGCTGGTGGGCAACTTCTTCACGCTGGACCTGCAGGAGGCGCGCCGCGCCTTCGAACAGGTGCCCTGGGTGCGCCAGGCCGAGGTGCGGCGCGACTTTCCCAGCGGGCTGCGCGTGCAGCTGCAGGAGCACGACGTGGTCGCGCACTGGGGGGTGGAGGGCAGCGGCATGCTGGTCAACAGCCATGGCGAGGTCTTCGAGGCCGACGCCGACGACCTGGAGGCCGACAACCTGCCGCGCCTGGTGGGGCCGCCCGAGCGCTCGGCCGAGCTGCTGCGCATGCAGCGGCGCCTGGCGCTGGCGCTGGCACCGCTGGGCTCACCTATCGACACGCTGGAGCTGACGCCCCACGGCGGCTGGCGCGTGCTGCTGGACAGCGGCGCCGCGCTGGAGCTGGGCGGTGGCGACGAGGCCACGCTGCTGGAGCGCGTGCGCCGGCTCACGGCCACGCTGCCGCGCGTGGCCCAGGAGCAGGGCGGGCGCAGCGTGGCGGCACTCGAATATGCCGACCTGCGCCACGCCAGCGGCTACGCGCTGCGCCTGCACGGGGTGACCACGGTGATGAGCGCCGAGGCGGCGCAGCAGGCCGCCCGCGCGGCGCGCTCCGGCGCCCGGCCGGCGCAGCCGCGCCGCGCGGTACAGAACAACTGA
- the ftsA gene encoding cell division protein FtsA: protein MAKEYKDVVVGLDIGTAKVMAVVAEVLPGGELKLAGLGVAPSNGLKRGVVVNIEATVQSIQQALKEAELMADCKIQRVYTGITGSHIRGLNSSGMVAVKDKEVTPTDVARVVETAKAINISSDQRLLLVEPQEFVIDGQDVREPIGMSGIRLEAKIHIVTGAQSAAENIIKCVRRCGLEVEQLLLNPLASSQAVLTPDERELGVALVDVGAGTTDVAIFTGGAIRHTAVIPIAGDLITSDIAMALRTPTKDAEDIKVESGYAKQLLAEPDAQVEVPGLGDRSPRMLSKQALAGVIEPRVEEIFSLVQQVIRESGYEEVLSSGIVLTGGSAVMPGMVELGEDIFLKPVRRGIPKYSGALADMIAQPRAATVMGLLEEARMARLRGFKVAAKSGSVKTAFGRFKDFIVGNF, encoded by the coding sequence ATGGCAAAGGAATACAAGGACGTGGTCGTGGGGCTGGACATCGGCACCGCCAAGGTCATGGCCGTGGTGGCCGAGGTGCTGCCCGGTGGCGAGCTCAAGCTCGCCGGCCTGGGTGTGGCGCCCTCCAACGGGCTCAAGCGCGGCGTGGTGGTCAACATCGAGGCCACGGTGCAAAGCATCCAGCAGGCCTTGAAGGAGGCCGAGCTGATGGCCGACTGCAAGATCCAGCGGGTCTATACGGGCATCACCGGCAGCCACATCCGCGGGCTGAACTCCAGCGGCATGGTGGCGGTGAAGGACAAGGAGGTCACGCCCACCGACGTGGCCCGCGTGGTGGAGACGGCCAAGGCCATCAACATCTCCAGCGACCAGCGCCTGCTGCTGGTGGAGCCGCAGGAGTTCGTGATCGACGGCCAGGACGTGCGCGAGCCCATCGGCATGAGCGGCATCCGCCTGGAGGCCAAGATCCACATCGTCACCGGCGCGCAAAGCGCCGCCGAGAACATCATCAAGTGCGTGCGCCGCTGCGGCCTGGAGGTCGAGCAGCTGCTGCTCAACCCGCTGGCCTCCAGCCAGGCCGTGCTGACGCCCGACGAGCGCGAGCTGGGCGTGGCCCTGGTGGACGTGGGCGCAGGCACCACCGACGTGGCCATCTTCACCGGCGGGGCGATCCGCCACACGGCGGTGATCCCGATCGCCGGCGACCTGATCACCAGCGACATCGCCATGGCCCTGCGCACGCCGACGAAGGACGCCGAGGACATCAAGGTCGAGAGCGGCTACGCCAAGCAGCTGCTGGCCGAGCCGGACGCGCAGGTGGAGGTGCCCGGCCTGGGCGACCGCAGCCCGCGCATGCTGAGCAAGCAGGCCCTGGCCGGCGTGATCGAGCCGCGCGTGGAGGAGATCTTCTCGCTGGTGCAGCAGGTCATCCGCGAGTCCGGCTACGAGGAGGTGCTGTCCTCCGGAATCGTGCTCACGGGCGGCAGCGCCGTCATGCCGGGCATGGTCGAGCTGGGCGAGGACATCTTTCTGAAGCCCGTGCGCCGCGGCATCCCCAAATATTCCGGCGCGCTGGCCGACATGATCGCCCAGCCGCGCGCGGCCACCGTCATGGGCCTGCTGGAAGAGGCGCGCATGGCGCGCCTGCGCGGCTTCAAGGTCGCGGCCAAGAGCGGCTCGGTCAAGACGGCGTTCGGCCGCTTCAAGGATTTCATCGTGGGGAACTTCTGA